One region of Anthonomus grandis grandis chromosome 22, icAntGran1.3, whole genome shotgun sequence genomic DNA includes:
- the LOC126748866 gene encoding serine protease nudel isoform X3 encodes MVVPKKLSSESKIMKNDGKGLVSKSPEPFQEPDGMTVIDLNRSNDYTKENEGEKDKLKQEQQIKYTSRLICLLCLGILIIMIFMTFAVINKNFQVFPSSHSPKSTALVQFIEETKQLNRALFRQKLETSHYLEESYDDINLCKIEQTIESCCDIFKTKEDLLAWAEYCSVEDMLDILSDFELMIRRKRDIFQPQTGLDPIFSNPIMSNVPEHVFLPARKNLQPIENWSDFENIPETQLKQRDFYFANSRKPEEHTSSRIQNMQVDHNGNFRFQIDGHRIFIPIRSDMNNNDIPEENNKGSVDSFISLVSDPQLPNFIHPPQNFHTEINLQKNFVHDENKKFDLPEPENIVGMQQTADHNQRITEQKASLQTLENVLINNSFNIISQKNFSEHPLFMTKVAPDIQNFNQENYTPFDTTYYFKHETEKAPQAMMNNEINLNLKHLIKENIEHPEEMLNINEHLGGLRYNIKVTRPNSEYFKKSSDLRDNVFLENKLDQEVTSIRSQLKAITISQGSNDQNHETLPPITFNNNLRSVTGNVKPIIEVNTLKEVTSNVPQSDSDLDLEGQLNNQKKHTEIKGQNLVEVNRSLQGLKIENLIETTVNPVQSSNILHLTEKIEVLTEFLPSWTESITPSSENNAEENIESANRANTDQENFRGKPKQLDSFTATEDMQSHQQRFVNPCFVPYANPYVSQPAKVGNSQDTGYLKIVSFNQPKIQNPPTYVLNPAMYYGLPPTSAFMNPYMFSNVYSPTVAQPPPSVPLNHDQIQVAGVGGIPGVEVRRFASNMQSIIDGVEEYERINKSRAASVLVCPLGEQACLDDTVCVKNHQICDSEVHCDDSSDEVACDCKERVGKLRLCDGYCDCPRCEDETGCFGCEETEFSCDDWSRLRRSTCIPISQRCDGIKHCEVTGKDESDCSILADHLGNFPLNKISNSVGFLHRNFKGKWYPTCFGTELWAAEVCQVEAGPSAIIPKTHMTLTTTPYDGLFINIRPDNEISLVNTCVQDRAAFVECPPIYCGLRFLINNPYRMEEVDTTVEDMLSNIERADSMRHVMFKREDTDNTFDQTLAKHNLSHSHIEEVRKNLERSLKRRDLSAESSILKESRVVGGKPSQPAAWPWLVSIYRNGIFHCGGVLINDLWIVTASHCVSKYWQFYYEIQAGTLRRFSYSPMDQRRWVKLVVPHKAYSKNNLRNDIALMKLSAPIRYNRYVRPICLPSEATAGQNYLNGPMAGTVCTTVGWGATIEHGSDPDHMREVEVPILSHCIHKEDSDVEEICAGLIEGGKDACQGDSGGPLMCRNPNNPNQWYLAGVVSHGEGCARPNEPGVYTKVSKYVGWIAENTRDDKLTFRIPLQKCPGYTCRGTKQCVPKKRRCDRIIDCLFGDDELNCQNRFKEFFKHSRTTVVPSSHIPQLSIDPFEFVLGTSLNNSGETNSDISLVEISTITNENSTIDIKSNDTIYTTKLPELLNISHTTELDKNNYQNDINETNTKLDIIIIENSTLKMDNNTALITELGNDGNDETTEKNRKERPFEKIYFKCKEMLQIISIEKRCNKMFDCEDGSDEIDCTCSDYINAVDSSAICDGVVDCHDASDERNCVTCNKTQYTCSLSQKCINLSQRCDGNVDCPQNEDELNCATLSNGYIVTLDKDSKPSFKSDGVFTINRQGLWKPLCLNSTYLRHEEPAISMIICNLLGFDEYSSYHTRLVQEKIINATFSDAEGLSSEEKCTHCCEGLYVSCSNFSTSSSLSYKSLEQVNELYFSPWMVAIYSEGEYNCMGTLLNDIWVITSIKCFREIQNIQMNYVVAVLGKGKLHLHENGPHEQIIRVTESVNLDDTDIVLLRLEENVKFNRYVQAARLNSRRDSIHNEKCYAAGRDRQNKTMFVHLLPNKNCPSGLRCFGKKIQDGCENLLPWSGVIICDSRSGWYPAAVFNEDHGYCGFSLHKKYTSIQFHKNQINKVFEFVPKPVPAPICYGFRCSLGNCIPEHNLCDGINHCHDGSDENSTVCYEREKECYMNDNCVCSHTQLKCPHSNKCYRKSAFCDRTDNCGAFEDEPEVCTCHNYLNLTNPQKICDGTVNCFDRSDENPEICTCQPGSFQCGQNKCVSPEMVCDDFKDCPNGEDEQNCLTLKAEGDRSNAGEVLTRTGGILHGGCFKSEYSMSILENICLKLGFEESSGHQLIPSVNATLTALRPVFDSYNVVWLRRNPDNRMKLRLRTGNEPYVKFVMDDSCHRLFIACIPKEREINT; translated from the exons atggtggTTCCCAAAAAACTCTCTTCGGagtcaaaaattatgaaaaacgaCGGAAAAGGACTAGTTTCGAAGAGTCCAGAACCGTTTCAAGAACCAGATGGCATGACTGTCATAGATTTGAACAGAAGTAATGATTATACCAAAG AGAATGAAGGGGAAAAGGACAAGCTCAAGCAAGAGCAACAGATTAAGTACACATCCCGGCTGATCTGCCTACTGTGCTTaggaatattaataataatgatttttatgaCCTTTGCTGTTATTAACAAAA attttcaagTTTTCCCAAGTAGCCACTCACCAAAGTCTACTGCACTAGTCCAGTTTatagaagaaacaaaacaaCTAAACCGTGCCCTTTTTCGACAAAAGCTTGAAACTTCTCACTACCTAGAGGAATCTTATGATGACATCAACCTCTGTAAAATAGAACAAACCATTGAAAGTTGCTGTGACATCTTTAAAACTAAAGAAGATCTACTTGCTTGGGCAGAGTACTGTTCAGTAGAAGATATGTTGGATATTTTATCAGATTTTGAATTAATGATAAGGAGGAAACGTGATATATTTCAACCTCAAACAGGATTAG aTCCTATTTTTTCAAATCCTATAATGTCAAATGTGCCTGAGCATGTTTTTTTACCAGCTAGAAAAAACTTACAACCAATAGAAAACTGGTCAGATTTCGAGAATATTCCAGAAACTCAACTAAAACAAagagatttttattttgcaaattccAGGAAGCCTGAAGAACATACTAGTTCCAGAATTCAAAATATGCAAGTTGATCATAATGGTAATTTTAGGTTTCAAATTGATGGTCATCGCATATTCATTCCAATAAGAAGTGACATGAACAATAATGATATACCAGAGGAAAATAATAAAGGATCTGTCGATTCATTTATATCACTAGTTTCAGATCCTCAATTACCAAATTTTATACATCCCCCTCAAAATTTCCACACAGAAATAAACTTACAAAAGAATTTTGTACATGATGAAAATAAGAAGTTTGACCTTCCAGAACCAGAAAATATAGTTGGGATGCAACAAACAGCTGATCATAATCAACGGATAACTGAACAAAAAGCATCATtacaaacattagaaaatgtATTGATTAATAATTCCTTTAACATAATATCTCAAAAGAATTTTAGTGAGCATCCTTTATTTATGACCAAGGTAGCACCTGATATTCAAAACTTCAATCAAGAAAATTATACTCCATTTGACacaacatattattttaagcaTGAAACTGAAAAAGCACCACAAGCTATGATGAATAATGAAATCAATTTAAACCTGAagcatttaattaaagaaaatattgaacatCCTGAAgaaatgttaaatataaatgaacATTTAGGAGGATTGAgatataatattaaagtcactAGACCCAAttctgaatattttaagaaaagttcAGATTTAAGAGATAAtgtgtttttagaaaataaattggaTCAAGAAGTTACTTCCATTAGAAGCCAACTTAAAGCCATCACAATTTCTCAAGGTTCTAATGACCAAAATCATGAAACTCTTCCACCAATaacctttaataataatttaagatcAGTTACAGGCAATGTAAAACCAATAATAGAAGTGAATACCCTTAAAGAAGTTACTTCAAATGTTCCTCAAAGTGACTCAGATTTAGATTTGGAGGGTCAATTAAATAATCAGAAGAAACACACTGAAATTAAGGGTCAAAATTTGGTTGAAGTTAATAGAAGTTTACAAGGTCTAAAGATTGAAAATCTAATTGAAACAACAGTAAATCCAGTTCAATCTTCAAATATCCttcatttaacagaaaaaattgaagttttaaCAGAATTTTTACCTAGTTGGACAGAAAGTATAACACCCAGCTCAGAAAATAATGCTGAGGAAAACATTGAATCTGCAAACCGGGCTAACACTGACCAAGAAAACTTCAGAGGGAAACCAAAGCAACTAGACAGCTTTACTGCTACAGAAGACATGCAGTCCCACCAACAACGATTTGTAAATCCATGTTTTGTTCCCTATGCCAACCCTTATGTGTCACAGCCAGCTAAAGTAGGAAACTCCCAAGATACCGGATATCTAAAAATAGTATCATTTAATCAGCCAAAAATCCAAAATCCACCTACGTATGTGTTAAACCCTGCTATGTATTACGGACTACCACCTACAAGCGCTTTTATGAATCCTTACATGTTTTCTAATGTGTATTCGCCAACTGTGGCGCAGCCCCCACCTTCTGTGCCACTTAACCATGACCAGATACAAGTGGCTGGTGTTGGAG GTATTCCGGGAGTTGAAGTTAGGAGGTTTGCATCTAATATGCAGAGTATCATTGATGGTGTTGAGGAGTATGAAAGAAT taaCAAATCCAGAGCAGCATCTGTGTTGGTGTGTCCATTGGGTGAGCAAGCGTGCCTGGATGATACTGTATGCGTAAAAAATCACCAGATTTGTGACAGTGAAGTTCACTGTGATGATTCAAGTGACGAAGTTGCTTGTGATTGTAAAGAGAGAGTCGGAAAATTAAGGTTATGTGATGGGTACTGTGACTGTCCCAGATGTGAAGATGAGACCGGTTGTTTTG GTTGTGAAGAAACTGAATTTTCTTGTGACGACTGGTCAAGATTACGCAGATCTACTTGCATTCCCATATCACAACGATGTGATGGGATAAAACATTGTGAGGTAACTGGAAAGGACGAATCAGATTGTTCCATATTAGCAGATCATCTGggaaattttccattaaataaaatttctaattCTGTTGGCTTTCTTCATAGAAATTTTAAAGGTAAATGGTACCCAACCTGTTTTGGTACTGAATTATGGGCCGCTGAAGTTTGTCAGGTTGAAGCTGGGCCGAGTGCtat TATTCCAAAAACTCATATGACATTGACCACTACACCATATGATGGTTTGTTCATTAATATCCGCCCAGATAATGAGATCAGTTTAGTAAACACTTGTGTTCAAGACCGAGCAGCTTTTGTAGAGTGTCCCCCAATCTATTGTGGACTtagatttttgattaataatcCTTATAGGATGGAAGAAGTGGATACAACTGTTGAGGATATGTTATCTAATATCGAGAGAGCTGATAGTATGAGACATGTGATGTTTAAGAGAGAGGATACAG ATAATACTTTTGATCAGACTCTGGCAAAACACAATCTAAGCCATAGTCATATTGAAGAAGTAAGAAAAAACTTAGAGAGATCTCTTAAACGAAGAGATTTGTCTGCTGAGAGTAGCATCCTAAAAGAAAGCAGAGTAGTTGGAGGAAAACCAAGCCAACCAGCAGCGTGGCCTTGGTTGGTTTCGATCTATCGAAATGGCATATTCCATTGTGGAGGAGTTTTAATCAATGACTTGTGGATCGTTACTGCATCACATTGTGTTtctaa GTACTGGCAATTCTATTATGAAATCCAGGCAGGTACATTGAGAAGATTTTCGTATTCTCCCATGGATCAAAGACGATGGGTTAAACTCGTGGTACCTCATAAGGcttacagtaaaaataatttaagaaacgATATAG ctCTAATGAAATTATCAGCTCCAATAAGATATAATCGATATGTCAGACCTATTTGTCTACCATCTGAAGCTACAGCTGGTCAGAACTATTTAAACGGCCCCATGGCCGGTACTGTTTGTACCACAGTAGGATGGGGAGCTACTATTGAACATGGATCTGATC CTGACCATATGAGAGAAGTTGAGGTACCAATTTTATCGCACTGTATACACAAAGAAGATTCCGATGTTGAGGAAATTTGTGCAG GTTTAATTGAAGGTGGTAAAGACGCCTGCCAAGGTGACTCTGGCGGGCCCTTAATGTGTAGAAATCCTAACAACCCTAATCAGTGGTATCTCGCAGGGGTTGTTAGTCACGGAGAAGGATGTGCGCGCCCCAACGAACCAGGGGTTTACACCAAAGTTAGTAAATATGTGGGATGGATTGCCGAAAATACCA GAGATGATAAATTGACGTTCAGAATCCCACTTCAAAAATGCCCAGGATATACCTGCAGAGGGACTAAACAATGTGTTCCAAAAAAACGCAGATGTGATAGGATTATCGACTGCCTTTTTGGAGATGATGAGCTTAATTGCCAAAATcgatttaaagaattttttaagcatTCTAGGACGACTGTGGTGCCAAGTTCGCATATACCTCAACTTTCGATTGATCCGTTCGAATTTGTACTTGGCACAAGTTTGAATAATTCAGGTGAAACAAATAGTGATATTAGTTTAGTCGAAATTAGTACTATTACAAATGAAAATAGTACTATAGATATAAAGAGTAATGATACTATATATACAACTAAATTGCCGGAACTATTGAACATTTCTCATACTACTGagttagataaaaataattatcaaaatgaTATAAATGAAACTAACACaaaattagatattattattattgaaaatagtACTTTAAAGATGGATAATAATACTGCTTTAATAACTGAACTTGGTAATGATGGTAATGATGaaactactgaaaaaaatagaaaagaacGACCTTTCGAGAAGATTTATTTCAAGTGTAAAGA GATGTTACAAATAATTTCCATAGAAAAAAGATGCAATAAAATGTTTGATTGTGAAGACGGTTCGGATGAAATAGATTGCACATGCTCAGATTATATCAATGCTGTCGACTCGAGCGCTATTTGTGATGGAGTGGTCGATTGCCACGATGCTAGTGATGAGAGAAATTGTG tGACCTGTAACAAAACACAATATACTTGCAGTTTATCACAAAAGTGTATAAATCTGTCTCAAAGGTGTGATGGCAATGTGGATTGTCCACAAAATGAAGACGAATTAAATTGTG ctaCTTTGTCCAACGGTTATATTGTAACCCTAGACAAAGATTCCAAGCCATCTTTTAAATCCGATGGAGTGTTTACTATAAATCGTCAAGGGCTCTGGAAACCATTGTGTCTTAACTCAACCTATTTGAGACATGAGGAACCCGCTATTTCTATGATTATTTGCAATTTACTTGGATTCGATGAATACTCCTCCTACCATACACGTTTAGTTCAAGAGAAGATTATAAATGCTACGTTTTCTGATGCTGAAGGCTTGTCATCTGAAGAAAAGTGTACTCATTGTTGTGAAGGTTTATATGTAag ctgTTCGAATTTCTCAACTAGTTCAAGTCTAAGTTACAAATCACTGGAACAAGTTaatgaattatatttttctccTTGGATGGTAGCGATATATTCGGAAGGTGAATATAATTGTATGGGAACTCTTTTAAATGACATATGGGTTATTACATCGATAAAGTGTTTTAGAGAAATCCAGAA TATTCAAATGAATTACGTAGTGGCTGTCTTAGGCAAAGGAAAACTGCATCTACACGAAAATGGTCCACACGAACAAATAATACGTGTAACGGAAAGTGTAAATCTAGACGATACTGATATAGTTCTTCTAAGATTGGAAGAGAATGTTAAATTTAACAGATACGTTCAGGCTGCACGTTTAAACTCGAG gagaGACTCGATTCACAATGAAAAATGTTATGCCGCAGGAAGAGATCGCCAAAATAAAACGATGTTCGTGCATTTGTTACCAAATAAAAACTGTCCATCAGGACTTAGatgttttgggaaaaaaattcaggATGGTTGCGAG AATTTGTTACCATGGAGCGGTGTTATAATTTGTGACTCTAGATCAGGCTGGTACCCTGCAGCTGTCTTTAATGAAGACCATGGATATTGTGGTTTTAgtcttcataaaaaatatactagcattcaatttcataaaaatcaaataaataaagtttttg AATTTGTTCCAAAGCCCGTTCCTGCGCCCATTTGCTATGGGTTCCGGTGTTCATTGGGAAATTGCATTCCAGAGCACAACCTTTGCGATGGCATCAATCACTGCCATGACGGTTCCGATGAAAATAGTACGGTGTGTTATGAAAGGGAAAAGGAGTGTTATATGAATGATAATTGTG taTGCTCTCATACACAATTAAAATGTCCGCATTCAAACAAATGCTATCGTAAATCGGCATTTTGTGACCGAACCGATAATTGCGGCGCGTTCGAAGATGAACCTGAGGTTTGCACGTGTCataattatttgaatttgacAAATCCACAAAAGATTTGTGATGGTACAGTAAACTGTTTTGATAGAAGCGACGAAAACCCGGAAATATGTACTTGTCAGCCAGGCAGTTTCCAGTGTGG ccAAAATAAATGCGTTTCACCCGAGATGGTATGTGACGATTTTAAAGATTGTCCTAATGGAGAAGATGAACAAAACTGTTTGACCTTAAAAGCAGAAGGCGATAG AAGCAACGCAGGTGAAGTACTTACACGAACTGGAGGAATTCTACACGGTGGATGTTTCAAATCCGAATACTCCATGTCTATTTTGGAGAATATTTGCTTAAAACTGGGATTTGAAG aaagtAGCGGTCACCAGTTAATACCATCTGTCAATGCTACCTTGACTGCCCTTCGACCCGTTTTTGATTCTTACAATGTGGTTTGGCTTCGACGAAATCCAGATAACAGGATGAAATTGCGGCTACGCACCGGAAACGAACCTTACGTTAAATTTGTTATGGATGATAGTTGTCACAGATTGTTTATTGCTTGCATTCCAAAGGAACGAGAAATAAACACTTAG